In one Pseudomonas fitomaticsae genomic region, the following are encoded:
- a CDS encoding ABC transporter permease, producing the protein MARLPLLRLFSLALRQLMRDARAGELRVLFFALVVAVAASTAIGYFGARLNGAMMLRATEFLGADLSLEGSSPARPEQIRSGTELRLDHAQVVEFSSVIATDNGIQLSSIKAVDRAYPLRGELKSAPAPYATEEAGGEPQPGEAWVEARLLTALDLKIGDSIDVGMKTLKLTRVLTYEPDRAGNFYSLTPRVLINLDDLAATGVVQPGSRVSYRELWRGEPQALETYRQLIKPGLAANQRIQDARDGNRQIGGALGKAERYLNMASLVAVLLAGVAVALSANRFASRRFDASALLRCLGLSRRETLVLFSLQLTVLGLLASLGGALLGWLAQLGLFALLHDLLPTDVPPGGLLPALAGIGTGLVALAGFALPPLAALGRVPPLRVLRRDMLPIPSSTWMVYGAALGALGLIMWRLSLDLLLTFALLGGGVVAALVLGGLLLLLLQSLRRLLARASLPWRLGLGQLLRHPLAAAGQSLAFGLILLSMALIALLRGELLDTWQNQLPKNAPNYFALNILPADKQAFTDHLINVSAQAAPLYPVVPGRLISINGEAVQQIVSKDSAGDRAIQRDLSLTWAADLPAGNKITAGSWWAGQPSDDVPGVSVEGKVAESLKLKLGDHMVFSVGGVNREAKVTSLREINWDNFQPNFFMIFQPGTLKDLPATYLTSFYLAPGHDQQIVELSRAFPAVTILQVEALLEQLRSILAQVTLAVEYVLLFVLAAGMAVLFSGLQATLDERIRQGALLRALGAERQLLIKARRIEFGLLGAVSGLLAAIGSEVVSLVLYRFAFDLPWHPHPWLLLLPLIGAALIGGAGVFGTRRALNASPLTVLREG; encoded by the coding sequence ATGGCACGTCTGCCGCTGTTGCGTCTGTTCAGTCTCGCCCTGCGCCAACTGATGCGCGATGCCCGCGCCGGTGAACTGCGGGTGCTGTTTTTCGCCTTGGTCGTGGCGGTCGCGGCAAGTACCGCCATCGGCTATTTCGGCGCCCGTCTCAACGGCGCGATGATGCTGCGCGCCACCGAGTTTCTCGGCGCCGACCTGTCGCTCGAAGGCAGCTCGCCGGCCCGGCCGGAACAGATCCGGAGCGGCACCGAGCTGCGTCTGGATCATGCGCAGGTGGTGGAGTTTTCCAGCGTCATTGCCACGGACAACGGCATTCAGCTCTCCAGTATCAAAGCTGTCGACCGCGCCTATCCGCTGCGCGGCGAACTGAAAAGCGCCCCCGCTCCCTACGCGACAGAGGAAGCCGGTGGTGAGCCACAGCCCGGTGAAGCCTGGGTCGAAGCGCGCCTGCTGACGGCGCTGGACCTGAAGATCGGCGACAGCATCGACGTCGGCATGAAGACGTTGAAACTGACGCGAGTGCTGACTTACGAACCGGATCGCGCCGGCAATTTCTACAGCCTCACGCCACGGGTGCTGATCAACCTCGACGACCTCGCCGCGACCGGCGTGGTGCAACCCGGCAGCCGGGTGAGCTACCGCGAACTCTGGCGCGGCGAACCGCAGGCGCTGGAAACCTATCGCCAATTGATCAAACCGGGACTCGCCGCCAACCAGCGGATTCAGGATGCCCGCGACGGCAATCGGCAGATCGGCGGCGCGCTGGGCAAGGCCGAACGCTATCTGAACATGGCCAGTCTGGTCGCCGTGCTTCTGGCCGGTGTCGCGGTGGCGCTTTCGGCGAACCGCTTTGCCAGCCGGCGTTTCGATGCCAGCGCCCTGCTCCGTTGCCTGGGTCTGTCGCGCCGGGAAACCCTGGTGCTGTTCAGTCTGCAACTGACAGTGCTCGGCCTGCTCGCCAGCCTCGGCGGCGCCCTGCTCGGCTGGCTCGCGCAATTGGGATTGTTCGCGCTGCTGCATGATCTGCTGCCGACCGACGTTCCGCCGGGCGGCTTGCTGCCGGCGCTGGCCGGCATCGGCACCGGGCTGGTGGCACTGGCAGGTTTCGCCTTGCCACCGCTCGCCGCACTGGGCCGGGTGCCGCCGTTGCGGGTATTGCGCCGGGACATGCTGCCGATTCCATCGAGTACCTGGATGGTTTACGGCGCGGCACTCGGTGCGCTCGGGCTGATCATGTGGCGCCTGAGTCTGGACCTGCTGCTGACGTTCGCCTTGCTCGGCGGCGGCGTGGTCGCCGCGCTGGTGCTCGGCGGCTTGCTGCTGTTGCTGCTGCAAAGCCTGCGTCGCCTGCTCGCCCGTGCGTCCCTGCCGTGGCGCCTCGGGCTGGGTCAGTTGTTGCGCCACCCTTTGGCGGCCGCCGGCCAGTCATTGGCTTTCGGGCTGATCCTGCTGTCCATGGCGCTGATCGCCTTGCTGCGCGGCGAACTGCTCGACACCTGGCAGAACCAGTTGCCGAAAAACGCACCCAACTATTTCGCCCTGAACATCCTGCCGGCAGACAAACAGGCCTTCACCGATCACCTGATCAATGTCTCGGCCCAGGCCGCGCCGTTGTACCCGGTGGTGCCGGGACGCTTGATCAGCATCAATGGCGAGGCGGTGCAGCAGATCGTCAGCAAGGATTCGGCCGGCGACCGCGCCATCCAGCGCGACCTGAGCCTGACCTGGGCCGCCGATCTGCCGGCGGGCAACAAGATCACCGCGGGTTCGTGGTGGGCCGGGCAACCCTCGGATGACGTTCCGGGCGTATCGGTGGAAGGCAAGGTGGCCGAGAGTCTCAAGCTCAAACTCGGCGATCACATGGTGTTCAGCGTGGGTGGGGTCAATCGCGAAGCGAAGGTCACCAGCCTTCGGGAGATCAACTGGGACAACTTCCAGCCGAACTTCTTCATGATTTTCCAGCCCGGCACCTTGAAGGATCTTCCGGCGACCTACCTGACCAGTTTCTATCTGGCGCCCGGTCACGATCAGCAGATTGTCGAGCTGTCGCGAGCATTCCCGGCAGTGACCATCCTTCAGGTCGAAGCCTTGCTCGAACAGCTGCGCAGCATCCTCGCCCAGGTCACCCTGGCGGTGGAGTATGTGTTGTTGTTTGTGTTGGCGGCGGGGATGGCGGTGCTGTTTTCCGGTTTGCAGGCAACCCTGGATGAGCGCATTCGCCAGGGTGCGCTGTTGCGTGCGCTGGGGGCCGAGCGGCAGTTGCTGATCAAGGCGCGACGGATCGAATTCGGTTTGCTCGGCGCGGTCAGTGGATTGCTCGCGGCGATCGGTTCGGAAGTGGTGAGTCTGGTGCTGTATCGCTTCGCCTTCGACCTGCCGTGGCATCCCCATCCGTGGTTGCTGCTGTTGCCGTTGATCGGCGCGGCGCTGATTGGTGGTGCCGGCGTGTTCGGCACGCGGCGCGCGCTCAACGCCAGCCCGCTGACAGTGTTGCGCGAGGGTTGA
- the oprI gene encoding outer membrane lipoprotei OprI, protein MNNVLKFSALALAAVLATGCSSASKETEARLTATEDAAARSQARADEAYRKADEALAAAQKAQQTADEANERALRMLEKASRK, encoded by the coding sequence ATGAACAACGTTCTGAAATTCTCTGCTCTGGCTCTGGCCGCAGTTCTGGCTACCGGTTGCAGCAGCGCATCGAAAGAAACCGAAGCACGTCTGACCGCTACTGAAGACGCAGCTGCTCGCTCCCAGGCTCGTGCAGACGAAGCTTACCGTAAAGCTGATGAAGCTCTGGCTGCTGCTCAAAAAGCACAACAGACTGCTGACGAAGCTAACGAGCGTGCTCTGCGCATGCTGGAAAAAGCTAGCCGCAAGTAA
- a CDS encoding arylesterase, with amino-acid sequence MRVWFLSAGLALMCMAQNAAAGTVLIVGDSISAGFGLDTRLGWVSLLEQRLKTEGFDDKVVNASISGDTSAGGQARLPALLAEHKPELVILELGGNDGLRGMPPTQLQQNLASMIDSSRQSGAKVLLLGMQLPPNYGKRYTDAFAEVYGKLAEEKKIPLVPFFLDGVGGHPDLMQADGLHPAAGAQGKLLENVWPTLKPLL; translated from the coding sequence ATGCGTGTGTGGTTTTTGAGTGCTGGCCTGGCCTTGATGTGCATGGCCCAGAACGCAGCGGCGGGTACAGTCCTGATCGTTGGCGATAGTATCAGCGCCGGTTTCGGACTGGATACCCGGCTGGGGTGGGTGTCGTTGCTTGAACAGCGGCTCAAGACCGAAGGTTTTGACGACAAAGTGGTCAATGCGTCCATCAGTGGCGACACCAGTGCCGGAGGCCAGGCACGGCTGCCTGCGCTGCTTGCAGAGCACAAGCCGGAACTGGTGATCCTCGAATTGGGCGGCAACGATGGCCTGCGCGGAATGCCGCCTACGCAATTGCAACAAAATCTTGCTTCGATGATCGACAGCTCCCGTCAAAGCGGTGCCAAGGTGCTGTTGCTCGGCATGCAGTTGCCGCCTAACTACGGCAAGCGCTACACCGATGCCTTTGCCGAGGTCTACGGCAAACTCGCCGAGGAGAAAAAAATCCCGCTGGTGCCGTTTTTCCTCGACGGTGTGGGCGGGCATCCAGACCTGATGCAGGCCGACGGTCTGCACCCGGCGGCGGGGGCTCAGGGCAAGTTGCTGGAAAATGTCTGGCCGACGCTAAAACCGCTGTTATGA
- the greB gene encoding transcription elongation factor GreB produces MSRYRPPRTAGTALITPEGEARMRAEFHELWHVRRPQVTQSVSEAAAQGDRSENAEYTYGKKMLREIDSRVRFLTKRLEALKVVSEKPSDPNKVYFGAWVTIEDEDGKQSRYRIVGPDELDLKLGLISIDSPLARALIGKALDAEVRVQTPTGEQFVYIVAIEYP; encoded by the coding sequence ATGAGCCGTTATCGCCCTCCCCGCACCGCCGGCACCGCGCTGATCACCCCCGAAGGTGAAGCGCGGATGCGCGCCGAATTCCATGAGCTGTGGCATGTGCGCCGGCCGCAGGTGACGCAGTCGGTCAGCGAGGCGGCGGCTCAGGGTGATCGTTCGGAAAATGCCGAGTACACCTACGGCAAGAAAATGCTGCGCGAGATCGACAGTCGCGTGCGTTTTCTCACCAAGCGCCTCGAGGCGTTGAAAGTGGTCAGCGAAAAACCGAGTGATCCGAACAAGGTCTACTTCGGCGCCTGGGTGACCATCGAAGACGAGGACGGCAAACAGTCGCGCTATCGCATCGTCGGCCCGGACGAACTGGACCTGAAACTCGGCCTGATCAGCATCGACTCCCCGCTGGCCCGCGCCCTGATCGGCAAGGCGCTGGATGCTGAAGTGAGGGTACAGACGCCGACCGGCGAACAGTTCGTCTACATCGTCGCGATCGAATATCCCTGA
- a CDS encoding L,D-transpeptidase family protein, with protein MLPRFPAVTRCLSLAALCVAGPVAALEFPLPPPGEDIIGQVQVIKAKYEDTFADLGTTYDLGYSEMVAANPGVDAWLPGAGTEIVLPTRFILPPGPREGIVINLAEYRLYYFPKGRNVVYTFPLGIGREGWGSPIAHTTITAKTPNPTWTPPASIKAEHAADGDPLPNVVPAGPDNPLGPFKFTLGTPGYLIHGSNKKFGIGMRTSHGCFRMFNNNVLEMAGMVPVGTSVRILNDAYKFGRSGGKIYLEAHTPIDDKGNPSVVDKHTAVINAMLKREDITNNLRMDWDVVRDVVAAEDGLPTEIGTPNTSAPMVSSAPIDLQQ; from the coding sequence ATGTTGCCGCGTTTTCCTGCCGTCACCCGCTGCCTGTCTCTTGCCGCCCTGTGTGTGGCCGGTCCCGTTGCCGCACTGGAGTTTCCCCTGCCACCACCCGGTGAAGACATCATCGGCCAGGTACAGGTGATCAAGGCCAAGTACGAAGATACCTTTGCCGATCTGGGCACCACCTACGATCTGGGCTATTCGGAAATGGTCGCGGCCAACCCGGGCGTCGATGCCTGGCTGCCGGGCGCCGGCACTGAAATCGTTCTGCCGACCCGCTTCATCCTGCCGCCGGGCCCCCGTGAAGGCATCGTGATCAACCTGGCCGAATACCGCCTCTACTATTTCCCGAAAGGCCGGAACGTGGTGTACACCTTCCCGCTGGGTATCGGTCGTGAAGGCTGGGGCTCGCCGATCGCGCACACCACGATCACCGCCAAGACACCGAATCCGACCTGGACGCCACCTGCCTCGATCAAGGCCGAGCACGCCGCCGATGGTGATCCGCTGCCGAACGTGGTGCCGGCCGGTCCGGACAACCCGCTGGGGCCGTTCAAGTTCACCCTGGGCACGCCGGGCTACCTGATCCACGGCTCGAACAAGAAGTTCGGTATCGGCATGCGCACCAGTCACGGCTGCTTCCGCATGTTCAACAACAACGTGCTGGAAATGGCCGGCATGGTGCCGGTGGGGACTTCGGTACGGATTCTCAATGATGCGTACAAGTTCGGTCGCAGTGGCGGCAAGATCTACCTGGAAGCACACACGCCGATCGACGACAAGGGCAACCCGTCGGTGGTCGACAAGCACACCGCCGTGATCAACGCGATGCTCAAGCGTGAAGACATCACCAACAACCTGCGCATGGACTGGGATGTGGTGCGTGATGTGGTGGCGGCCGAAGATGGTCTGCCAACCGAAATCGGCACGCCGAACACCTCGGCGCCGATGGTCTCCAGCGCACCGATCGACCTGCAGCAATAA
- a CDS encoding ABC transporter ATP-binding protein, whose amino-acid sequence MGASILTAKNLSKVVPSAEGELTILHELSLELNKGDSLAIVGASGSGKSTLLGLLAGLDLPSNGEVTLAGQGLSNLDEDQRARIRAEHVGFVFQSFQLLDSLNALENVMLPLELDGRKDARSRATELLQRVGLGQRLTHSPRQLSGGEQQRVAIARAFAAEPDVLFADEPTGNLDSHTGERISDLLFELNKERGTTLVLVTHDERLAHRCRRLIRLEAGLLVAPLEP is encoded by the coding sequence ATGGGCGCAAGCATTCTCACCGCGAAGAACCTTAGCAAAGTGGTTCCCAGCGCGGAAGGTGAACTGACCATCCTGCACGAACTCAGCCTGGAACTGAACAAGGGCGACAGCCTGGCCATCGTCGGCGCGTCCGGTTCCGGCAAATCCACCCTGCTGGGTCTGCTCGCCGGCCTCGATCTGCCGAGTAACGGCGAAGTGACGCTCGCCGGGCAAGGCCTGAGCAATCTCGACGAGGACCAGCGCGCGCGCATTCGGGCCGAGCACGTGGGCTTCGTCTTTCAGTCGTTCCAATTGCTCGACAGTCTGAACGCGCTGGAAAACGTCATGTTGCCGCTGGAGCTCGACGGCCGCAAAGACGCCCGAAGCCGCGCCACCGAACTGCTGCAACGGGTCGGCCTCGGCCAGCGCCTGACTCACTCGCCACGTCAGCTCTCCGGTGGGGAACAACAGCGCGTGGCGATTGCCCGGGCCTTCGCCGCCGAGCCGGACGTGCTGTTCGCCGACGAACCCACCGGCAACCTCGACAGCCACACCGGCGAGCGCATCAGCGACTTGCTGTTCGAATTGAACAAGGAACGCGGCACTACCCTGGTGCTGGTGACCCACGACGAACGCCTGGCTCATCGGTGCCGGCGTCTGATCCGTCTTGAAGCCGGCCTGTTGGTCGCCCCTCTGGAGCCTTGA
- a CDS encoding GNAT family N-acetyltransferase, whose product MSEALSIHHDQAGHQFETNVDGHRAYLTYMDLGKQTLDIYRTFVPNALRGRGIAAALTERALQYADEMGYTVIPSCSYVERYMERHQRRTAKI is encoded by the coding sequence ATGAGCGAGGCGTTGTCCATCCACCATGACCAGGCTGGTCATCAGTTCGAGACCAATGTGGACGGTCATCGTGCCTACCTGACCTATATGGATCTGGGGAAACAGACCCTGGATATCTACCGCACCTTCGTGCCCAACGCCTTGCGTGGCCGAGGCATCGCGGCAGCCTTGACCGAGCGGGCGCTGCAATACGCTGATGAAATGGGCTACACGGTCATTCCATCGTGCTCCTACGTGGAGCGTTATATGGAGCGTCATCAGCGGCGCACCGCCAAGATCTGA